One window of Methanogenium organophilum genomic DNA carries:
- a CDS encoding homoserine dehydrogenase, translated as MRIAIIGFGSVGRGVAEAIADNQNGLTVTAVADSKSAAIDESGLNIAEILRNKAETGICGSPDITVSDIISSDAYDILVEVSPTNAETAEPALGYIRGALAGGKYVVTSNKGPIALKFEELHALAEAHGVTLRYEATVCGAIPLIHTIEHGIAGNEISRLYGIFNGTCNYILTRMAEEGLTYQQALLEARELGYAEADPTYDVQGIDAAIKLVILANAVWGMKKCLDDVDIIGIDRVTSAAIALAEKEDQTIRLIGEIDPADDILRVSPRIIPKSHPLVVRDTLNAVTIETDLAGEITLIGKGAGSSETASAILSDLLFICDCYGRRD; from the coding sequence ATGCGCATTGCAATCATCGGGTTTGGATCGGTAGGGAGAGGTGTTGCAGAGGCGATCGCAGACAATCAGAACGGACTTACTGTGACCGCGGTAGCAGACTCCAAAAGTGCTGCCATTGATGAATCGGGCCTGAACATCGCAGAAATTCTCAGAAATAAGGCGGAGACCGGTATATGCGGTTCTCCTGACATTACTGTCTCTGATATCATTTCGTCAGATGCATATGATATTCTGGTTGAAGTATCTCCCACAAATGCGGAAACCGCTGAACCCGCACTGGGGTATATCAGGGGGGCACTTGCAGGCGGCAAATATGTTGTCACCTCAAATAAAGGCCCTATCGCTCTTAAGTTTGAGGAACTGCATGCACTTGCCGAAGCTCACGGCGTCACTCTTCGATATGAGGCAACCGTATGCGGTGCAATACCTCTCATACACACCATTGAGCATGGTATTGCCGGAAATGAGATCTCCCGTCTGTATGGGATATTTAACGGAACCTGCAATTATATCCTGACCCGGATGGCAGAAGAGGGTCTTACCTATCAGCAGGCACTTCTTGAGGCGCGTGAACTTGGGTATGCTGAAGCGGATCCTACCTATGATGTTCAGGGAATTGATGCCGCAATAAAACTGGTCATTCTTGCAAATGCAGTATGGGGCATGAAGAAATGCCTCGATGATGTGGATATTATCGGTATTGACCGGGTTACCTCGGCAGCGATTGCCCTTGCAGAAAAAGAGGACCAGACGATCCGGTTGATCGGTGAAATTGATCCGGCTGATGACATACTCCGTGTATCTCCCCGTATTATCCCGAAATCCCATCCCCTTGTTGTCCGGGATACACTCAATGCGGTAACGATTGAGACCGATCTTGCAGGAGAGATCACCCTCATCGGAAAGGGTGCGGGTTCATCTGAAACAGCCAGCGCAATATTATCAGATCTGCTCTTCATTTGTGATTGTTATGGCAGGCGTGATTGA
- the feoB gene encoding ferrous iron transport protein B — MKVGLIGNPNVGKSLIFTQLTGIGVEISNFPGTTIDILSGGVCYQREIVELVDFPGIYSLDGTSEEETSVRQYLHEENIDVIVPVLNASHLERNLYLLLQVAEYGLPGVVVINMVDESEKAGIEIDFAHLSDMLGCTVIAAAASEGRNIGDIIPSALSDARKMNYHVPYGQHIEAAIRSLEKIHGCSRRGALDALQGLGTDADLLESASTLAEEIEEEHQMSVHQIIATNRHNAAAKIADIITVQKEQRKKPDLDSLLTRAFPGIPILLTLLFATLMTVFFVGSFLEEIIVELFNVYLIVPLMAAGLSPFWEQILFSLILAVQAGLGIAFPFVFVFYILISILEDSGYMTRAAFLADRAMHHVGMHGQALIPMVLGLGCNVPAIMSIRQLSKRERIIASFLITMVPCSARTVIIAGIVAVFVGVAWAFSIYLIVFILIVLTGFVLTKVAPGEQFGMILEMAPLRVPQPAQTLRRAWLHMKEFLFIAMPLLLVSSIFLGVLQYAGIIQAFQNIFAPFMEAVLGLPPYASTALIFGILRKEMAFETLAILAGTADLGSVMSGLQLYVFAIVSVLFVPCVSTIAVLYREMGWKTALLVSAYTLTLGMGIGTVINLLAVSFL, encoded by the coding sequence ATGAAAGTCGGACTCATCGGAAATCCCAATGTCGGCAAATCACTTATCTTTACCCAGTTAACAGGCATTGGTGTGGAAATAAGCAATTTCCCCGGCACGACCATAGATATATTATCCGGCGGCGTATGTTACCAGCGCGAAATTGTAGAACTGGTTGATTTCCCCGGCATCTATTCCCTTGACGGGACCTCTGAAGAGGAGACCAGTGTCCGCCAGTACCTGCATGAAGAGAATATCGATGTTATCGTTCCGGTCCTGAACGCATCCCATCTTGAACGCAACCTCTACCTGCTTCTTCAGGTCGCCGAGTACGGACTGCCGGGTGTTGTCGTCATCAACATGGTAGATGAATCCGAAAAAGCCGGTATCGAAATTGATTTTGCCCATCTCTCTGACATGCTCGGATGCACGGTCATTGCTGCTGCCGCGTCCGAAGGAAGAAATATCGGTGACATCATCCCCTCTGCCCTCTCCGATGCACGGAAAATGAACTACCATGTCCCGTATGGGCAGCACATCGAAGCCGCCATCCGGAGCCTCGAAAAAATTCACGGATGTTCCCGCCGGGGGGCTCTCGATGCATTGCAGGGTTTGGGAACAGACGCCGACCTTCTGGAATCAGCGTCAACACTGGCAGAAGAAATTGAAGAAGAACACCAGATGTCAGTGCACCAGATCATCGCGACAAACCGCCACAATGCAGCCGCAAAAATAGCAGATATAATTACGGTGCAGAAAGAACAGAGGAAAAAACCGGATTTGGACAGCCTTTTAACACGGGCTTTCCCAGGCATTCCCATCCTCCTTACCCTGCTCTTTGCAACGCTTATGACCGTCTTTTTTGTTGGTTCTTTTCTCGAAGAAATTATTGTTGAACTGTTCAATGTCTATCTGATTGTGCCTCTCATGGCTGCCGGACTGTCACCATTCTGGGAACAGATCCTCTTCTCTCTCATTCTTGCGGTGCAGGCAGGACTGGGCATTGCCTTTCCCTTTGTATTCGTCTTCTATATCCTCATCTCCATCCTTGAGGATTCCGGATACATGACGCGGGCGGCATTTCTTGCAGACCGGGCAATGCACCATGTCGGTATGCACGGACAGGCGCTGATACCGATGGTTTTGGGGCTCGGCTGTAATGTGCCTGCCATTATGAGCATCCGGCAGTTATCCAAACGGGAGCGTATCATCGCATCATTTTTAATTACCATGGTACCCTGTTCGGCACGAACGGTCATTATTGCAGGTATTGTTGCGGTATTTGTCGGTGTTGCCTGGGCTTTCTCCATCTACCTGATCGTCTTTATCCTCATCGTCCTCACCGGATTTGTGCTGACAAAAGTGGCACCCGGTGAACAGTTCGGGATGATTCTTGAGATGGCACCCCTGAGAGTCCCGCAGCCGGCCCAGACCCTGAGACGGGCATGGCTGCATATGAAGGAATTCCTCTTCATTGCGATGCCCCTTCTTCTCGTCAGCAGTATATTTCTCGGCGTTCTCCAGTATGCAGGAATCATCCAGGCATTTCAGAACATCTTCGCGCCATTCATGGAAGCCGTCCTTGGCCTTCCACCCTATGCATCCACCGCACTCATATTTGGTATTCTCAGAAAGGAGATGGCCTTTGAAACCCTTGCCATCCTCGCAGGCACCGCAGATCTCGGCTCGGTGATGAGCGGTCTGCAGTTATATGTTTTTGCGATTGTGAGTGTGCTCTTTGTGCCGTGTGTCTCAACAATTGCCGTTCTCTACCGGGAAATGGGATGGAAAACCGCTCTCCTCGTCTCGGCATATACCCTGACCCTCGGCATGGGAATCGGGACCGTCATCAACCTGCTCGCAGTCTCGTTTCTCTGA
- a CDS encoding NAD(+)/NADH kinase, producing the protein MKIKIIPRPDDMRAVEYARELGMKLLDDGHAVWFEEGSTLNEPACIFPLTDAEADIAVVIGGDGSVLHAVQSMKPQIPLVGINFGRVGFLADLESDEAYSFISQLKPDTIETESRMRIQIVVDQQVYNCALNEAVIVTERPAKMLQFSVIVDGIHVETFRSDGLILSTPTGSTAYAMSAGGPIVDPKVKGFLLVPLAPFMLSSRPHLISSERNLSVQLDSYKPANLVIDGKFVGQLHNKSLITVKESPEPALFINANENFFRKVDRKLRTL; encoded by the coding sequence ATGAAGATAAAGATTATTCCCCGTCCTGATGATATGCGTGCAGTTGAGTACGCCCGCGAGCTGGGGATGAAACTTCTTGATGACGGACATGCCGTCTGGTTTGAAGAGGGGAGCACCCTGAATGAACCGGCTTGCATATTTCCTCTGACGGATGCAGAGGCGGATATTGCCGTTGTTATTGGTGGAGATGGTTCTGTTCTGCATGCCGTGCAGTCCATGAAACCGCAGATACCTCTCGTTGGAATTAATTTCGGAAGAGTGGGTTTTCTTGCGGATCTGGAATCCGATGAGGCGTATTCATTTATCTCTCAACTGAAACCGGATACTATTGAGACAGAATCCCGAATGCGGATTCAGATTGTTGTCGACCAACAAGTATACAATTGCGCATTGAATGAAGCTGTCATCGTCACTGAACGTCCGGCAAAGATGCTTCAGTTCTCAGTGATTGTTGATGGTATCCATGTTGAGACGTTTCGTTCGGATGGACTGATACTCAGCACACCCACCGGATCAACTGCTTATGCAATGAGCGCCGGAGGTCCAATCGTAGATCCGAAGGTGAAAGGATTTTTACTTGTTCCTTTGGCACCGTTTATGCTTTCGTCCCGCCCGCATCTCATTTCAAGTGAACGAAATCTTTCAGTCCAGCTTGATAGCTATAAACCGGCCAATCTTGTTATTGACGGCAAGTTTGTGGGACAATTGCATAATAAATCTCTGATTACGGTAAAAGAATCACCGGAACCGGCGCTCTTCATTAATGCCAATGAAAATTTTTTCCGAAAGGTGGACCGGAAGCTTCGGACACTATAA
- a CDS encoding DUF3089 domain-containing protein, with protein sequence MTSTQKDKDIPTLEELRGQELGIPVMLPPFNPDTDVPDAPDYADPDSWLTMPAYFSTDEQPVDVFWVYPTILSDNSTYLMDIHDPVLREKAHWTLVEQASIFDGQANIYAPFYRQNNVKINPLMLTRANPIFRLGQEDLIRAFAYFLEHFNKGERPIILAAHSQGSVRVVELSKTGELLTGDAESLKRLVAAYAIGYSITPSDLEQNPLMKISENATDTGCFITYNTISDEEGKEKEGPTIIPGTFVVNPLTWKTNTTFAPATANIEAAFFKHEHPERPDRHPNFAAAQVVNNALVITDISNPEELPATSVTFPAGVYHMYDYAIFYENLRQNVGERIQAYLNRQ encoded by the coding sequence ATGACATCCACCCAAAAAGACAAAGATATACCGACACTGGAAGAGTTACGAGGACAGGAATTAGGCATCCCGGTAATGCTACCGCCCTTTAATCCGGATACCGATGTCCCGGATGCTCCGGATTATGCGGACCCCGACAGCTGGCTTACCATGCCCGCATATTTTAGTACGGATGAGCAGCCGGTCGATGTGTTCTGGGTGTATCCCACCATTCTCTCTGACAATTCGACCTATCTGATGGACATCCATGATCCGGTATTACGGGAGAAGGCACACTGGACACTCGTCGAGCAGGCCAGCATATTTGACGGACAGGCAAATATCTACGCACCGTTTTACCGGCAGAATAACGTAAAAATCAATCCCCTGATGCTGACCCGCGCAAACCCCATCTTTCGTCTGGGGCAGGAGGATCTCATCCGTGCGTTTGCCTATTTCCTGGAGCATTTCAACAAAGGAGAACGGCCCATTATCCTCGCTGCCCACAGTCAGGGATCGGTACGGGTCGTTGAACTCTCCAAGACGGGCGAACTCCTGACCGGTGATGCTGAATCACTGAAGAGACTGGTGGCGGCGTATGCTATTGGGTATTCGATTACACCCTCAGATCTCGAACAGAATCCTCTGATGAAGATCAGTGAAAATGCGACGGATACGGGGTGTTTCATTACCTATAATACGATATCCGATGAAGAAGGCAAAGAGAAAGAGGGGCCGACGATCATTCCCGGTACATTTGTGGTCAATCCCTTAACCTGGAAGACTAATACCACGTTTGCACCTGCAACTGCGAATATTGAGGCGGCATTTTTCAAACACGAGCATCCCGAACGTCCGGACAGGCACCCGAATTTTGCAGCGGCACAGGTAGTAAATAATGCCCTTGTGATCACAGACATATCCAATCCTGAAGAGCTTCCGGCGACCAGTGTGACGTTTCCCGCAGGTGTATATCATATGTATGACTATGCCATATTCTACGAAAACCTTCGGCAGAATGTCGGAGAGCGCATTCAGGCATATCTAAACCGGCAGTAA
- a CDS encoding DUF169 domain-containing protein yields MIDENKLDLDYQKIAEAFKDAGISGSPVAVKFAKTEAGIPAGVEEISEPARHCKMVSMARTEGDILFARPDKHQCMGGAWALGLIELTPSLKSGEFYFKLGKFSSWAGCMRTIDSVPHVHPPGSEEVSTYATVYAPLEKTPFDPHVVIIMAQPLVMLKIAQAVLYKMGGRIHTQMSGIQSVCADTCAYPYMSGEVNFSLGCDGSRKFSGIDDDLMVMGIPAEMLQDVADALPVILGAAGSKK; encoded by the coding sequence ATGATAGATGAAAATAAATTAGATCTAGATTATCAGAAGATTGCTGAAGCATTCAAAGACGCAGGTATCTCTGGTTCCCCTGTTGCGGTAAAATTTGCAAAAACAGAAGCAGGAATACCGGCTGGAGTGGAAGAAATATCCGAGCCTGCCCGTCACTGTAAGATGGTCTCGATGGCACGCACGGAGGGAGATATTCTCTTTGCCCGGCCCGATAAGCACCAGTGCATGGGTGGTGCATGGGCCCTTGGTCTGATTGAACTGACGCCTTCTCTGAAATCCGGTGAATTCTATTTCAAGCTGGGCAAATTTTCATCGTGGGCCGGGTGTATGCGGACAATTGATTCCGTCCCTCATGTGCACCCCCCCGGCAGCGAAGAAGTCAGCACCTATGCAACAGTCTATGCACCTCTGGAAAAAACACCGTTTGATCCCCACGTGGTAATCATCATGGCACAGCCCCTTGTCATGCTGAAGATTGCACAGGCAGTTCTCTACAAAATGGGAGGCCGTATCCATACACAGATGTCCGGAATCCAATCGGTATGTGCCGATACCTGTGCCTATCCGTACATGTCCGGTGAAGTCAACTTTTCACTGGGGTGTGATGGTTCGAGAAAGTTTTCCGGTATTGACGATGACCTGATGGTCATGGGTATCCCTGCTGAAATGCTGCAGGATGTAGCAGATGCGTTGCCGGTGATTCTGGGAGCCGCAGGGTCTAAAAAATAA
- a CDS encoding sugar-specific transcriptional regulator TrmB — translation MAGVIEKRRELLGIMREFTLEYGFFTINDIADATDIPRSTIQDWINRLVTEQCVAVKEEKKGRAPARYMTTNVMMAGSCRRIFTTTDGDLVAIYHQCMSTGCAAFCEYHHRLAGGVIHDVKRDGRILVEYARLGTADSDIGLYPKPAVGVTAVRREGDYIIQTIRCVGGPAYSLTDMMAMAVGVCEVRLKDNGGITEGEVVSRALTHLVIGIDDTDSKEGGATFALALGLLQYLGKMHEVIPINHSVAMLFPGLNRCTAGNSCSFIEIAVNPDAVEHVIGRAVRFIASESLSKEWGIAVKKGFCISDALRGFGLAARDHEVTTEMAITLADSENIILHGGNGRIGAIAAIGLLRENNTVLLNPGCSSDLHH, via the coding sequence ATGGCAGGCGTGATTGAGAAACGTCGTGAGCTTCTGGGCATAATGAGGGAATTTACCCTCGAATATGGTTTTTTTACAATTAATGATATCGCGGACGCAACAGATATTCCACGAAGTACCATTCAGGACTGGATCAATCGTCTGGTAACAGAACAGTGCGTTGCCGTCAAAGAAGAAAAGAAAGGACGTGCACCTGCACGATATATGACAACCAATGTGATGATGGCCGGTTCGTGCAGACGGATATTTACCACCACTGACGGGGACTTGGTGGCTATCTATCACCAGTGCATGAGCACCGGGTGTGCTGCGTTCTGTGAGTATCATCACCGTCTTGCAGGAGGGGTTATCCATGATGTCAAACGCGACGGGAGAATACTGGTTGAATACGCACGTCTCGGAACCGCCGATTCTGACATCGGTCTCTACCCAAAACCGGCGGTTGGCGTTACCGCAGTGAGAAGGGAAGGAGACTATATCATTCAGACCATCCGGTGTGTGGGAGGTCCTGCCTATTCTCTTACCGATATGATGGCGATGGCGGTCGGTGTCTGTGAAGTGCGCCTGAAGGATAATGGCGGGATTACCGAAGGGGAAGTGGTATCCCGTGCCCTTACCCATCTTGTCATCGGCATTGATGATACCGATTCAAAAGAGGGAGGTGCAACCTTTGCCCTTGCCCTTGGTCTTCTTCAGTATCTGGGAAAGATGCATGAAGTTATTCCGATTAATCATTCCGTTGCAATGCTTTTCCCCGGTCTCAACCGATGCACGGCTGGAAATTCCTGCAGTTTTATCGAAATTGCAGTGAACCCTGATGCCGTCGAACATGTTATCGGGCGTGCGGTGCGGTTTATTGCGTCAGAATCCCTCTCCAAAGAGTGGGGTATTGCGGTGAAAAAAGGATTTTGTATTTCTGATGCCCTCCGCGGGTTTGGTCTTGCAGCGCGTGACCATGAAGTGACAACAGAGATGGCAATTACTTTGGCAGATTCAGAGAACATCATTCTTCATGGCGGGAACGGAAGAATTGGAGCAATAGCGGCAATCGGTCTTTTGCGGGAAAATAATACTGTCCTTCTGAACCCTGGGTGTTCATCTGATCTACATCACTGA
- a CDS encoding bifunctional fructose-bisphosphatase/inositol-phosphate phosphatase produces MSFFSLFDEITSAVSDATKDLVDTPDAGITVGMGADNTPTKAIDKIAEDIIFSYLKSAEACGEVISEEAGRCRISDADGVIILDPIDGTYNAIHGIPYFAISAAYMEDGNVMSAYISNLGHHEVFTATKGGGALLNKKPIQVSDIRSLDAATVSLYGKRYHFEQIAEIAGTARRWRHLGASALEIAYIGCGRIDAFVDMRETLRYTDAAAGILICEEAGGTVTSAFGDQVLFSEDVREGCALIATNGLLQNEIINNLEVSG; encoded by the coding sequence ATGAGTTTTTTTTCCCTATTCGATGAGATTACGTCTGCAGTATCAGATGCAACGAAAGATCTGGTTGATACACCGGATGCTGGAATTACGGTTGGAATGGGGGCAGACAATACTCCCACAAAAGCAATTGACAAGATTGCAGAAGACATTATTTTTTCGTATCTAAAAAGTGCGGAAGCATGTGGTGAAGTAATCAGCGAAGAGGCTGGCAGATGCAGAATTTCTGATGCAGATGGTGTAATTATTCTTGATCCGATTGATGGGACATACAATGCCATTCATGGAATACCGTATTTCGCAATCTCTGCAGCGTATATGGAGGATGGGAATGTAATGTCCGCATATATCAGTAATCTGGGCCATCACGAAGTATTTACCGCTACAAAAGGAGGTGGTGCCCTCCTGAACAAAAAACCCATACAGGTGTCCGATATTCGGTCGCTGGATGCAGCAACGGTAAGCCTGTATGGTAAACGATATCATTTTGAACAAATCGCAGAGATTGCCGGTACGGCAAGACGGTGGCGCCATCTGGGTGCATCAGCCCTTGAGATCGCCTATATCGGATGCGGAAGAATAGATGCCTTTGTCGACATGCGTGAAACACTCAGATATACCGATGCGGCAGCAGGCATCCTGATCTGTGAAGAAGCAGGCGGAACGGTCACGTCTGCTTTTGGAGATCAGGTTCTATTTTCAGAAGATGTTCGGGAAGGGTGCGCCCTGATTGCGACAAACGGATTATTACAGAATGAAATTATTAATAATCTGGAGGTCTCGGGATGA
- a CDS encoding metal-dependent transcriptional regulator, with protein sequence MQPSDHEDYLELILENRIESLEEDTLQLISQKCEKNIDVVLADFRLLEESGDIILGPGTAVRLTEQGQRTAECVLKKHKTLECFFTEMLGMDPDTASQQACRMEHEATDDTISRLNQYLSRPRRCRQERHRPCAQICEDLKPISSYQEKETVRVALIRGPRRLGRLNDIGVIPGEEITIQRKLANGSLVVTIKGSDVAISPEIAASVLVEPVE encoded by the coding sequence ATGCAGCCTTCAGATCATGAGGATTATCTGGAATTGATCCTCGAAAACCGGATAGAATCTCTTGAAGAAGATACGCTTCAGCTAATCTCCCAAAAATGTGAAAAAAATATCGATGTCGTTCTGGCTGACTTCAGACTCCTTGAAGAATCCGGGGATATTATTCTGGGACCCGGCACTGCTGTCAGGCTGACAGAACAGGGACAGAGAACGGCAGAATGTGTCCTCAAAAAGCATAAAACACTGGAATGTTTCTTCACCGAAATGCTGGGGATGGACCCGGACACTGCCTCACAGCAGGCGTGCCGCATGGAACACGAAGCAACAGATGACACCATCAGCAGACTCAATCAGTATCTCTCCCGCCCCCGGCGGTGCAGACAGGAACGCCACCGTCCCTGTGCACAGATATGCGAAGATCTCAAGCCCATCTCTTCCTACCAGGAAAAAGAGACCGTCCGAGTCGCATTAATCCGGGGACCCCGCCGCCTGGGACGTCTCAATGATATCGGTGTGATACCCGGTGAAGAGATTACTATCCAGAGGAAACTTGCAAACGGATCTCTCGTTGTCACCATTAAGGGAAGTGATGTTGCAATCAGCCCCGAGATTGCGGCATCTGTGCTTGTGGAGCCCGTTGAATGA
- a CDS encoding FKBP-type peptidyl-prolyl cis-trans isomerase: MKKLLLNKMTGVLCLLLICVCAAGCADQSQATDVASAGDTVQVDYKGYYDDGEVFDSSYERGEPLEFVVAAGQMIPGFDAAVEGMAVGEKKTVRLSPDEAYGEWDESLVMTVDNSTFAENSTPVIGETYYTLTDQGYVQFTVVAINGTEISIDTNHPMAGKTLNFDIELVAINPADV, from the coding sequence ATGAAGAAACTGTTACTGAATAAGATGACAGGAGTGCTCTGTCTTCTGTTAATATGTGTCTGCGCAGCAGGATGTGCAGACCAGTCGCAGGCAACTGACGTTGCGTCTGCGGGTGATACGGTACAGGTGGACTATAAAGGATATTATGATGATGGAGAAGTCTTTGATTCATCCTATGAACGGGGCGAACCACTTGAATTTGTTGTTGCAGCGGGTCAGATGATCCCCGGGTTTGACGCCGCGGTTGAAGGTATGGCTGTTGGTGAGAAGAAGACCGTCCGGTTGTCTCCTGATGAGGCATATGGAGAATGGGATGAAAGTTTGGTTATGACGGTAGACAATAGTACATTTGCTGAAAATTCAACTCCGGTAATTGGTGAGACCTATTACACGTTAACGGATCAGGGATATGTACAGTTTACGGTGGTTGCAATCAATGGCACGGAAATATCTATTGATACGAATCATCCAATGGCCGGAAAAACGCTGAATTTTGACATTGAACTTGTGGCAATCAATCCTGCAGATGTCTGA
- a CDS encoding FKBP-type peptidyl-prolyl cis-trans isomerase codes for MSEKMVPQISVGDTVTLHFSSTDAETGELLEYTYEEEPKAYTIGKGEINPRFEEALIGCRADDEITVDLTAKEAYGTYNKELVLTIKRKRLPKNAVPEEGTIIPLKLPRGGEAHVKILSVSKSTVVVDANHPFAGRDIQYKIWVCSVTPSASNIHD; via the coding sequence ATGTCTGAAAAAATGGTGCCTCAAATATCTGTGGGTGATACAGTCACCCTGCATTTTTCCTCAACTGACGCAGAGACCGGTGAATTGCTGGAGTACACATATGAGGAAGAACCGAAGGCGTACACCATTGGTAAAGGAGAGATCAATCCCAGGTTTGAGGAAGCACTTATCGGATGCAGAGCTGATGATGAAATCACAGTGGATTTGACGGCAAAAGAGGCCTATGGGACCTACAACAAAGAACTGGTTCTGACGATCAAGCGAAAGAGGTTGCCAAAGAATGCTGTTCCGGAAGAGGGCACAATCATTCCCCTGAAACTGCCCCGTGGGGGCGAGGCACACGTAAAAATTTTGTCTGTCTCCAAATCGACGGTTGTTGTCGATGCAAATCATCCGTTTGCAGGAAGGGATATTCAGTACAAAATCTGGGTGTGTTCCGTCACTCCTTCTGCATCGAATATTCACGACTAA
- a CDS encoding translation initiation factor IF-5A, translated as MSKQQTEIGKLKEGRYVVVDDEPCKILSISTSKPGKHGAAKSRIDVVGIFDGMKRSIVQPVSAKTYVPIVERKSAQVISIAGNTVQFMDVKDYEMFDLDVTDAQLGSIEAGAEIPYIASLGKRKLDI; from the coding sequence ATGAGTAAACAGCAGACAGAAATTGGAAAACTGAAAGAAGGCAGGTACGTGGTTGTTGATGATGAACCTTGTAAAATTCTGTCAATTTCGACATCAAAGCCCGGAAAACACGGCGCTGCAAAGTCAAGAATTGATGTTGTCGGCATCTTCGACGGTATGAAGCGTTCAATTGTGCAGCCGGTTTCCGCAAAGACCTATGTACCCATTGTCGAACGCAAAAGTGCACAGGTAATCTCTATTGCAGGCAATACAGTCCAGTTTATGGATGTCAAGGATTATGAAATGTTTGACCTTGATGTTACGGATGCTCAACTTGGAAGTATTGAAGCCGGAGCTGAGATTCCATACATCGCATCACTCGGAAAGCGCAAACTTGACATCTAA
- a CDS encoding hydrogenase maturation protease has protein sequence MTNKRVRVIGCGNPLMGNDAVGVRVIENLQKTHPEIDVIEGGVGGLGMLPMMEGYDHIFLVDATTGYGSHIGEILIFSKPPSNEFFPLSLSDIGVLDAVNVAEELGICPEITIIGIEAGKIEEFSACMSPEMETAVEDACVIILNEIKKE, from the coding sequence ATGACAAATAAGCGTGTACGGGTAATCGGATGTGGCAATCCATTAATGGGAAATGACGCCGTGGGTGTCCGTGTTATTGAAAACCTGCAGAAAACGCATCCTGAGATAGATGTTATCGAAGGGGGTGTGGGAGGACTCGGGATGCTTCCCATGATGGAAGGTTATGACCACATCTTCCTCGTTGATGCTACAACAGGATATGGCAGCCATATTGGGGAAATACTCATATTTTCAAAGCCTCCGTCCAATGAATTCTTTCCTCTCTCGTTATCCGATATCGGAGTACTTGATGCAGTAAATGTTGCTGAAGAGTTGGGAATCTGTCCGGAAATCACAATCATTGGTATCGAAGCCGGTAAAATCGAGGAATTTTCTGCATGTATGAGTCCTGAGATGGAAACTGCAGTAGAAGATGCGTGCGTGATAATCCTGAACGAAATAAAAAAAGAATAA
- a CDS encoding amino acid-binding protein, whose product MKDSPGQLVAALKPISDMGGNILSVIHERDPEADGGLLDVQIMCEISEGTLDTLLSQYRSQGISVLRVGEERFLVRRSIILIGHLIHTDISDTIDKIDSTGYAEVHELSMVMPAINEPSSAKMTIKSDCITDVNRALAILRDVAREKELLIIESLEGN is encoded by the coding sequence ATGAAAGATTCACCTGGTCAGCTGGTCGCTGCTCTAAAGCCGATATCTGACATGGGTGGCAATATACTTTCAGTAATTCATGAACGCGACCCGGAGGCAGACGGGGGTCTTCTTGACGTTCAGATAATGTGTGAGATTTCGGAAGGAACACTCGATACATTACTTTCCCAATATCGATCACAGGGAATCAGTGTTCTGCGAGTTGGTGAGGAACGGTTTCTTGTCCGCCGATCAATCATTCTTATTGGGCATCTGATTCACACGGATATTAGCGATACCATCGATAAAATTGATTCAACCGGGTACGCTGAGGTGCATGAACTGTCGATGGTGATGCCTGCAATAAATGAACCGTCATCCGCGAAAATGACGATAAAATCAGATTGCATCACAGATGTAAATCGTGCTCTCGCGATCCTTCGTGATGTGGCACGAGAGAAAGAATTGTTAATTATCGAATCTCTGGAGGGGAACTGA